The Longimicrobium sp. genome has a segment encoding these proteins:
- a CDS encoding SDR family oxidoreductase, translating to MAGILDGKTAVVTGGSKGIGYSIGEYLARAGANVVISARNADEVKTAADRLNGLGAGTVIGVQADVRSYEDVQRMIAAAAELGDGLDILINNAGVGGFAPVDQISVDLWHTIIETNLNGVFYCCREAVPHLRKRGAGWIINIGSLAGKNPFAGGAAYNASKFAIVGFSEAMMLDVREDNIRTSYIMPGSVATYFNDHTPNEADAWKIQPEDIAQIVMDLLAMNPRTLPSRVEVRPSRPPKR from the coding sequence ATGGCGGGGATTCTGGACGGGAAGACGGCCGTGGTGACGGGCGGCAGCAAGGGCATCGGCTACTCGATCGGCGAGTACCTGGCCCGGGCCGGCGCCAACGTGGTGATCTCCGCCCGCAACGCCGACGAGGTGAAGACGGCGGCGGACAGGCTGAACGGGCTTGGAGCGGGTACCGTGATCGGCGTGCAGGCCGACGTGCGGAGCTACGAGGACGTGCAGCGGATGATCGCGGCGGCGGCGGAACTGGGAGACGGGCTCGACATACTGATCAACAACGCCGGCGTGGGCGGGTTTGCGCCGGTGGACCAGATCTCGGTCGATCTCTGGCACACGATCATCGAAACCAACCTGAACGGCGTCTTCTACTGCTGCCGCGAGGCCGTCCCCCACTTGCGGAAGCGCGGCGCGGGGTGGATCATCAATATCGGCTCGCTGGCGGGCAAGAACCCGTTCGCGGGCGGCGCGGCGTACAACGCCAGCAAGTTCGCCATCGTGGGCTTCAGCGAGGCGATGATGCTGGACGTGCGCGAGGACAACATCCGCACCAGCTACATCATGCCCGGGTCGGTGGCGACGTACTTCAACGACCACACGCCCAACGAGGCCGACGCCTGGAAGATCCAGCCCGAAGACATCGCGCAGATCGTGATGGACCTGCTGGCCATGAACCCGCGCACCCTCCCCTCCCGCGTGGAGGTTCGCCCGAGCCGCCCGCCCAAGCGCTGA
- a CDS encoding HAD family acid phosphatase, translating into MAGEGMGGRAKESEGRRGPKVRAMIWDLDGTLSDDKARAHFVEVEQGRARDWKSYFDAIDTDPPIAASMEVLRSMHAAGIRIIFLTGRPEHTRPKTERWLVANGLTDYDALVMRPGGDFRPAGFFKVEAVARLRREYELVCAFEDRIDVAEALRQAGVPVFLYGAGAEAAAEALEALDVRQDDLTSGNDPENGKRQRKNPWSADPHN; encoded by the coding sequence ATGGCCGGCGAGGGCATGGGCGGCAGGGCGAAGGAGTCCGAGGGCAGGCGTGGGCCGAAGGTGCGGGCGATGATCTGGGACCTGGACGGCACGCTTTCCGACGACAAGGCGCGCGCGCATTTCGTGGAGGTTGAGCAGGGGCGGGCGCGCGACTGGAAGTCGTACTTCGACGCCATCGACACCGATCCGCCCATCGCCGCCTCGATGGAGGTGCTGCGGTCCATGCACGCGGCGGGAATCCGCATCATCTTCCTGACCGGCCGGCCCGAGCACACGCGCCCCAAGACGGAGCGCTGGCTGGTAGCGAACGGGCTGACGGACTACGACGCGCTGGTGATGCGGCCCGGGGGCGACTTCCGGCCGGCGGGGTTCTTCAAGGTCGAGGCGGTGGCGCGGCTGCGGCGGGAGTACGAGCTGGTGTGCGCCTTCGAGGACCGCATCGACGTCGCCGAGGCGCTGCGCCAGGCCGGCGTGCCCGTCTTCCTTTACGGCGCCGGCGCCGAAGCCGCCGCCGAGGCCCTGGAAGCGCTCGACGTCCGTCAGGACGACCTCACCTCCGGCAACGATCCGGAGAACGGAAAGCGGCAGCGGAAGAATCCCTGGTCGGCCGACCCACATAACTAG
- a CDS encoding Panacea domain-containing protein, whose protein sequence is MGDNRKMAELILYISARCENDAAYGSTKLNKILFYADFLFYANTGVSITGQEYMRLDRGPAPRRLVVIRNELVEQGALTVRDQSYGRWRQKRPVAHRPADLSAFTPDEIASVDSVVREFWGMSATEVSDHSHRFDGWKLAEDRETIPYPTALISDEAPSEEDHAIALQLGREWAARRAA, encoded by the coding sequence ATGGGCGACAATCGGAAGATGGCCGAGCTGATCCTCTACATCTCCGCGCGTTGTGAGAATGACGCGGCCTACGGATCGACGAAGCTCAACAAGATCCTGTTCTACGCCGACTTCCTGTTCTACGCGAACACGGGCGTCTCGATCACCGGCCAGGAGTACATGCGGCTCGACCGGGGACCCGCACCGCGTCGGCTGGTCGTGATTCGGAACGAACTGGTCGAGCAGGGCGCTCTGACGGTGCGCGACCAGAGCTACGGGCGGTGGCGGCAGAAGCGTCCGGTTGCCCATCGCCCGGCGGATCTCAGCGCGTTCACCCCCGATGAAATTGCGAGCGTGGATTCCGTGGTCCGTGAGTTCTGGGGCATGAGCGCAACGGAGGTGAGCGACCACTCGCACCGGTTCGATGGATGGAAGCTCGCGGAAGATCGCGAGACGATCCCGTATCCGACGGCCCTGATCTCCGACGAAGCTCCGTCCGAGGAAGATCACGCGATCGCTCTCCAACTGGGCCGCGAGTGGGCCGCTCGCCGGGCGGCGTGA